The Chroicocephalus ridibundus chromosome 3, bChrRid1.1, whole genome shotgun sequence genome has a segment encoding these proteins:
- the LOC134513748 gene encoding coiled-coil domain-containing protein 162-like translates to MQFLMEDVRQSSYSSAVEDHADCQASLAKSKQRNLAEMVDSSANWLQNSKKMCKLLLRHHDPVISHNLLRSFLIPCKQLEILKAEWGHLKLRTEDINTVPLYKEFCEQYGADILYPAMKAIVRQAGTEEEFGEPVRALGMYSPPEEHLQKLLESLEIHMIHDVQKKINQETTLVTSERARQESSLPAELWKHRVMQENFSVVRPQIVEIFVQRLMENYQESDTEVTFKKSHLQHCLTIPGCDIFARERSNFETCSMFYENILRQQHRLLYQKEQELRAVEGGGNQSDVALTQVGDEGLSIGST, encoded by the exons ATGCAGTTTCTAATGGAGGATGTACGGCAGAGCAGCTACAGCTCTGCTGTGGAAGATCACGCTGACTGTCAAGCTTCGTTAGCTAAGAGCAAGCAG CGGAATTTGGCAGAAATGGTCGACTCAAGTGCTAACTGGTTGCAGAACAGCAAAAAGATGTGCAAACTTTTGCTAAGGCATCATGATCCAGTCATATCACATAACTTGCTGAGATCTTTTCTGATACCATGTAAGCAACTAGAAATATTAAAGGCAGAATGGGGCCATCTCAAACTGAGGACTGAGGATATCAATACAGTTCCTCTCTACAAAGAGTTTTGTGAGCAATATGG TGCAGATATCCTGTACCCAGCCATGAAAGCCATAGTCAGACAAGCGGGCACAGAGGAGGAGTTTGGAGAGCCCGTTAGAGCACTCGGCATGTACTCCCCCCCAGAGGAGCAT CTTCAAAAGCTTCTGGAAAGCCTAGAAATTCACATGATCCATGATGTGCAGAAGAAAATTAACCAGGAGACGACTCTAGTGACATCAGAAAGAGCCAGACAAGAGAGCAGTCTCCCTGCTG AGCTCTGGAAACACAGGGTAATGCAAGAAAATTTCTCAGTTGTACGACCACAGATAGTTGAAATATTTGTTCAAAGGCTGATGGAAAACTACCAAGAATCAGATACAGAG gttacttttaaaaaaagccatttacAACATTGTCTCACCATACCGGGCTGTGACATCTTTGCCAGAGAGCGCAGCAACTTTGAGACCTGCTCcatgttttatgaaaatatcCTGCGCCAACAGCACCGTCTACTTTACCAAAAAGAACAA GAGCTGCGCGCAGTGGAAGGAGGTGGCAACCAAAGCGATGTGGCCCTGACACAGGTTGGTGATGAGGGTCTATCGATTGGTAGTACTTAG